In Mucilaginibacter celer, one DNA window encodes the following:
- a CDS encoding endonuclease V: MLLAVDVYYIEDRAKAVGVLFNWDDEQPHQIITEYFTGIEEYIPGEFYRRELPCILKLLKQVDLNILEGVIVDGYVYVSNQGDFGLGGKLYEALNKQVPIIGVAKTSFMANKETVVEIHRGESNNPLHVSAIGTDIDEAAQNIKTMKGPYRMPAILKLMDTETKKE, from the coding sequence ATGCTGCTTGCTGTTGATGTTTATTACATTGAAGACCGTGCCAAAGCTGTTGGCGTTTTATTTAATTGGGATGATGAGCAACCTCATCAAATCATCACCGAATATTTTACAGGCATTGAAGAGTACATCCCCGGTGAATTTTACCGGCGAGAACTTCCCTGTATCCTTAAATTACTAAAACAAGTAGATTTAAATATCCTCGAAGGTGTTATTGTTGATGGTTACGTTTACGTTAGCAACCAAGGCGATTTTGGCCTCGGCGGCAAACTTTATGAGGCCTTAAATAAACAGGTGCCCATTATTGGCGTTGCTAAAACATCATTTATGGCTAACAAAGAAACAGTTGTTGAAATACATCGCGGAGAAAGTAACAACCCTTTACACGTTTCGGCAATAGGAACCGATATTGATGAGGCTGCCCAAAATATAAAAACAATGAAAGGCCCTTACCGGATGCCCGCTATATTAAAGCTAATGGATACTGAAACCAAAAAAGAATAA
- a CDS encoding gamma-glutamylcyclotransferase family protein — METASAYLFVYGTLLLPTNQFGRYLNVHCKPVASAKFKGRLYDIGEYPGALADDSANTYVYGSIYLMDDASTVLQVLDDYEGIGPNDPLPHEYIRTLLNVETESGSVNCWIYFYALPVDQHHQIPGGDYIQYLSNQSA, encoded by the coding sequence ATGGAAACTGCAAGCGCTTATTTATTTGTTTACGGAACATTGCTGCTGCCAACTAATCAGTTTGGCCGGTATCTTAATGTACACTGCAAACCGGTGGCTTCGGCAAAGTTTAAAGGCAGGCTTTATGATATTGGAGAATACCCCGGCGCATTAGCCGATGACAGCGCCAACACCTACGTTTACGGTAGCATATATTTAATGGATGATGCGAGTACCGTACTTCAGGTACTTGACGATTACGAAGGCATCGGCCCTAACGACCCTCTGCCACACGAATACATCAGGACGCTACTTAATGTTGAAACAGAGAGCGGCTCAGTGAACTGCTGGATATACTTTTACGCCCTCCCGGTTGATCAACATCACCAAATACCAGGTGGAGATTACATTCAATATCTATCAAACCAATCTGCTTAA
- a CDS encoding glutamine synthetase family protein, with the protein MNAEQIKAYIEQNNIQKIKFAFADIDGILRGKVIHPKKFLDGLQSGYGFCDVVFGWDSSDVCYDNVALTGWQSGYPDKLCRIDLSTLRNVPWQDDIPFFLADFSKPDGNDLPACPRSLLKHIQAQCNEMGFHAEFAQEFEWFNFKETPQSLADKKFTNIEPLTPGMFGYSILRTSENSDFYYDLFNLLTKFNVPMEGLHTETGPGVYEAAILHDEVLAAADKAVLFKTAVKEIAYKHGIMASFMAKWTETLPGCSGHIHQSLWTKDQSKNLFYDASEVNKMSELHKQYLAGQLYCMPHLLPMYAPTINSYKRLVEGAWAPTTITWGVENRTTAIRIINTTENYTRLETRIPGSDTNPYLAMAAALASGLYGIKNKLELNIEPTEGNGYQDKRNGVLWPNLHAAATAMQQSDLAKELFGEGFVEHFTQTRLWEYRQFAKSVTDWELKRYFEII; encoded by the coding sequence ATGAACGCAGAGCAGATCAAAGCATATATCGAACAAAACAACATCCAGAAAATCAAATTCGCCTTTGCCGATATTGATGGCATTTTGCGCGGAAAAGTAATTCATCCTAAAAAGTTTTTGGATGGTTTGCAAAGTGGATACGGTTTTTGCGATGTGGTTTTTGGCTGGGATAGCAGCGATGTTTGCTATGATAATGTCGCGCTTACCGGTTGGCAAAGCGGTTACCCGGATAAATTGTGCCGTATTGATCTGTCAACCCTCCGCAATGTGCCATGGCAGGATGATATCCCATTTTTTTTAGCCGACTTCAGTAAGCCCGATGGCAATGATTTGCCGGCTTGTCCGCGTAGTTTATTAAAGCATATCCAGGCGCAGTGTAACGAAATGGGCTTTCATGCCGAGTTTGCACAGGAGTTTGAATGGTTCAATTTTAAGGAAACCCCGCAAAGCCTGGCCGATAAAAAGTTTACCAATATTGAGCCACTTACACCGGGGATGTTTGGCTATTCAATACTGCGCACATCAGAGAATAGTGATTTTTATTACGATCTGTTTAACCTGCTTACTAAGTTTAACGTTCCTATGGAAGGTTTGCATACCGAAACCGGCCCGGGGGTATATGAAGCTGCCATACTGCATGATGAGGTTTTAGCTGCCGCGGATAAAGCGGTATTGTTTAAAACGGCCGTTAAGGAAATAGCCTATAAACACGGCATTATGGCATCATTTATGGCCAAATGGACCGAAACGCTGCCGGGCTGCTCAGGTCATATTCATCAAAGCCTGTGGACTAAGGATCAATCTAAAAACCTGTTTTACGATGCCAGTGAGGTAAATAAAATGAGCGAGCTGCATAAGCAATACCTTGCCGGACAGTTGTATTGTATGCCACATTTGCTGCCGATGTATGCGCCAACCATTAATAGTTATAAACGCCTTGTTGAGGGAGCATGGGCACCAACCACCATTACCTGGGGCGTAGAAAACCGCACCACGGCCATCCGTATTATTAATACTACCGAGAACTACACCCGCCTGGAAACACGTATCCCCGGCTCGGATACTAACCCTTACCTGGCCATGGCTGCGGCGCTTGCTTCCGGCCTATATGGTATTAAAAATAAACTTGAACTAAATATTGAGCCTACCGAAGGTAATGGCTACCAGGATAAGCGCAACGGTGTACTATGGCCGAATCTGCATGCCGCCGCTACCGCTATGCAGCAATCAGACTTGGCCAAAGAGTTGTTTGGCGAGGGCTTTGTTGAGCATTTTACGCAAACCAGGTTGTGGGAATACAGGCAGTTTGCTAAAAGTGTTACTGATTGGGAGTTGAAGAGGTATTTTGAGATAATCTGA
- a CDS encoding GxxExxY protein, with product MDQLKHTDITGKIIGCAMHVHATLGNGFQEVIYQKALEIEMALNDLIFEREKEMPIYYRNLQIGTRRVDFFVAGIIMVELKAITLLEDVHLAQALNYLEAYNVEVGLLINFGSKSLTVKRLTNKKFKS from the coding sequence ATGGATCAGCTTAAACATACTGATATAACAGGCAAAATTATTGGCTGTGCCATGCATGTTCATGCCACGCTCGGCAATGGATTTCAGGAAGTTATTTATCAGAAAGCGTTAGAAATTGAGATGGCTTTGAACGATCTTATTTTCGAGCGTGAAAAGGAGATGCCAATTTATTATCGTAATTTGCAGATCGGTACAAGAAGAGTGGATTTCTTTGTGGCGGGAATAATTATGGTTGAACTAAAAGCTATTACATTACTTGAAGATGTGCATTTGGCACAAGCCTTAAATTATCTCGAAGCCTATAACGTAGAAGTAGGATTGTTAATAAATTTCGGAAGCAAATCGTTAACAGTTAAACGATTAACAAACAAGAAATTCAAATCATAA
- a CDS encoding HAD-IIA family hydrolase — MTRIDNFKSIIDKYEVVFFDAFGVLKNYGGLLPGIENTFAYLQEQGKEYYIVTNDASRSPVQLAESYTSKGLTAITPDRIISSGMLTKEYLDLKVNDGIVAYLGTPDSAHYIDSSGLHTLPISEVNASNIDSVNALVFLDDEGFEWERDLNKTVNLMRKRTIPAIVANTDQAYPVTKQDVSIAIGGLASMIEKIVGKAFIRFGKPDSQMFMFAYDLLRERRPISKKDIVMVGDTLQTDILGGNKFGLDTVLVLSGNTQAKDAENRITSTGIVPTYICDSAVVELGGLGF; from the coding sequence ATGACCCGAATAGACAACTTTAAATCCATTATTGATAAATATGAAGTTGTTTTTTTTGATGCTTTCGGAGTTTTAAAAAATTATGGCGGTTTGTTGCCGGGTATCGAAAACACTTTCGCGTATTTGCAGGAGCAGGGCAAGGAGTACTACATAGTAACCAACGATGCCTCGCGCAGCCCGGTGCAACTGGCCGAATCATATACCAGTAAAGGTTTAACCGCCATAACGCCCGATAGGATTATCTCGTCAGGTATGCTTACCAAAGAGTACCTTGATTTAAAGGTGAATGACGGCATCGTAGCTTACCTTGGTACGCCGGATTCCGCGCATTATATAGACAGCTCGGGTTTGCACACTCTGCCCATCAGCGAGGTAAATGCAAGTAACATAGATAGCGTTAACGCCCTGGTGTTTTTGGATGACGAGGGTTTTGAATGGGAGCGCGACCTCAACAAAACCGTTAACCTGATGCGGAAACGCACCATTCCCGCCATTGTAGCCAATACCGATCAGGCCTATCCCGTAACCAAGCAGGATGTATCGATAGCCATTGGCGGCCTGGCCAGCATGATAGAAAAAATTGTAGGCAAAGCCTTTATCCGCTTCGGCAAACCAGATTCGCAGATGTTTATGTTCGCCTATGATTTGCTGCGCGAGCGCAGGCCTATCAGCAAAAAAGATATTGTAATGGTAGGGGATACGCTGCAAACCGATATTTTGGGTGGTAATAAATTCGGTTTGGATACCGTGCTGGTACTATCCGGCAACACGCAGGCCAAGGATGCCGAAAACCGTATAACGTCTACCGGCATTGTGCCAACTTACATCTGCGATTCGGCAGTGGTGGAGCTGGGAGGTTTGGGGTTTTAA
- a CDS encoding UDP-glucose--hexose-1-phosphate uridylyltransferase, whose product METNFDLKEHPHSRLNILTGDWILVSPHRTKRPWQGKVEATQADDRPQYDPACYLCPTNKRADGSENPDYKGSFVFTNDYSSLLLNTPDGGLNEDELLVANSQKGICRVISFSPRHDLTLPQMTTEEIAKVVDVWQTEFQDLASYPWIKHIQIFENKGDIMGCSNPHPHGQIWAQNSLPVEVAKETQQQKLHFEQKGTSLLADYLALELKKQDRVVFENEHFAVLVPFWAVWPYETMIVSKRHVTSILYFTDEEKVALADAIRRLTIRYDNMFETSFPYSAGMHQSPVNSGDHPYWHWHMHFYPPLLRSATVKKFMVGYEMLANPQRDITAEFAAEKLRGLSEVHYKAR is encoded by the coding sequence ATGGAAACAAACTTCGACTTAAAAGAGCACCCGCACAGCCGTTTAAATATTTTAACCGGCGATTGGATCCTTGTATCCCCCCACCGTACCAAACGCCCGTGGCAAGGCAAAGTTGAGGCTACACAAGCCGATGACCGCCCGCAATACGATCCAGCCTGCTACCTTTGCCCAACCAACAAACGTGCCGACGGCAGCGAAAACCCCGATTACAAAGGCAGTTTTGTATTCACCAACGATTATTCGTCATTGTTATTAAACACCCCCGACGGCGGTTTAAACGAAGATGAATTACTGGTAGCCAACAGCCAAAAAGGTATTTGCCGTGTTATCAGCTTTTCCCCAAGGCATGATCTTACCCTGCCTCAAATGACTACAGAAGAGATTGCCAAAGTGGTTGACGTATGGCAAACCGAGTTTCAGGATCTGGCCTCATACCCATGGATTAAACATATCCAGATTTTTGAAAACAAAGGTGATATCATGGGCTGTAGCAATCCGCACCCACACGGCCAGATCTGGGCTCAAAATAGCCTGCCTGTTGAAGTGGCTAAAGAAACCCAGCAACAAAAGCTTCATTTCGAGCAAAAAGGCACCAGCCTGCTGGCCGATTACCTGGCGCTTGAACTAAAAAAACAAGACCGCGTAGTTTTTGAAAACGAACATTTTGCTGTATTGGTGCCATTTTGGGCCGTGTGGCCATACGAAACCATGATTGTTAGTAAACGACATGTTACAAGCATCCTGTATTTTACTGATGAGGAAAAAGTAGCTTTGGCCGATGCCATCAGAAGATTGACCATCAGGTACGATAACATGTTCGAAACCTCGTTCCCTTATTCGGCCGGTATGCACCAGTCGCCGGTTAACTCGGGCGATCATCCTTACTGGCACTGGCACATGCATTTTTATCCGCCATTGCTGCGTTCGGCAACGGTAAAAAAATTCATGGTAGGCTATGAAATGCTGGCCAATCCGCAGCGCGATATCACTGCCGAATTTGCTGCCGAAAAGTTAAGGGGTTTAAGCGAGGTACACTACAAAGCGAGGTGA
- a CDS encoding aldose epimerase family protein, with amino-acid sequence MADSTTTTASAFEKTIDGKQTHLFTLKNKNGAILTVTNYGGRVVSLLVPDKNGKLTDVVLGFDDVEGFEKSTERYYGATIGRYGNRIAKGHFKIDGKDYQSSINNTPNTLHGGKHGFQEVVWDGKLIDSSTVELTYLSKDMEEGFPGNLNVKVTYSLTDDNTFKCEYEATTDKKTVVNLTNHAFFNLNGEGSGTILDHLVQINADGYLPVDAGLIPTGKIEKVAGTPFDFTKPESIGKRINEDNVQLKDGKGYDHNFVLNKHDMTTPVATVIGDKSGIKMEVFTEEPGLQFYSGNFMQAKNVMKRGIKDEYRTSFAMETQHFPDSPNQPQFPSTELKPGDTYKTQSLYKFSVVK; translated from the coding sequence ATGGCGGATAGCACCACAACTACTGCATCGGCATTCGAAAAAACAATCGATGGAAAACAAACGCATTTGTTCACCCTTAAAAACAAAAACGGCGCTATCCTTACCGTTACCAACTATGGTGGCCGCGTGGTAAGCCTGTTGGTGCCCGATAAAAACGGAAAACTTACCGATGTTGTTTTGGGTTTTGATGATGTGGAAGGTTTTGAAAAATCAACCGAGCGTTATTATGGCGCTACCATTGGCCGCTACGGTAACCGCATTGCTAAAGGACACTTTAAAATAGATGGCAAGGATTATCAATCGTCAATCAACAACACGCCAAACACGCTGCATGGTGGTAAACACGGCTTCCAGGAAGTGGTATGGGATGGCAAATTGATTGATTCATCAACTGTGGAACTTACCTATCTTTCAAAAGATATGGAAGAAGGTTTTCCCGGCAACCTGAACGTTAAGGTAACTTACAGCCTTACCGATGATAACACATTTAAATGCGAGTACGAGGCTACAACTGATAAAAAAACTGTTGTTAATTTAACTAATCACGCCTTTTTTAACCTGAACGGCGAAGGCAGCGGTACCATATTAGATCACCTGGTGCAAATTAATGCCGATGGCTATTTACCTGTTGATGCCGGTTTGATCCCTACGGGCAAAATCGAAAAAGTTGCAGGTACACCCTTTGATTTTACTAAGCCTGAATCAATTGGGAAACGCATTAACGAGGATAACGTACAGTTGAAAGACGGTAAAGGTTACGATCATAACTTTGTGCTGAACAAGCATGATATGACTACGCCTGTTGCTACCGTTATTGGCGACAAAAGCGGTATTAAAATGGAAGTATTTACTGAAGAACCGGGCTTACAGTTTTACAGCGGCAACTTTATGCAGGCTAAAAACGTGATGAAGCGTGGTATTAAAGATGAATACCGTACCTCGTTCGCTATGGAAACGCAGCATTTTCCTGATTCGCCAAATCAACCACAATTTCCATCAACCGAGTTGAAACCGGGCGATACTTATAAAACACAATCGTTGTATAAGTTTTCGGTAGTGAAATAA
- a CDS encoding DUF6717 family protein: MTTDINTYKFVKETGRWYIDLPDWPGVKADLEMVEGADIMLDYVGEGSDVVELMLSETLFDGSSTLKLIEDYAEHVGGGIYLLDEYNGVTLNQQMWLCDVTKYVFGGLPESIYFRKVS; encoded by the coding sequence ATGACAACCGATATTAATACCTACAAATTTGTGAAGGAAACAGGCCGCTGGTACATCGACCTACCCGATTGGCCGGGAGTAAAAGCCGACCTGGAGATGGTTGAAGGGGCAGATATTATGCTCGATTATGTAGGAGAAGGCAGCGATGTTGTAGAGTTGATGCTTTCAGAAACGCTTTTTGATGGAAGTAGCACGCTTAAACTGATTGAAGATTATGCTGAGCATGTAGGAGGCGGTATTTACCTTTTGGATGAATATAATGGCGTAACGCTAAATCAGCAAATGTGGTTGTGTGATGTTACCAAATATGTATTTGGCGGCTTGCCGGAGTCTATTTATTTCAGGAAAGTTAGTTGA
- a CDS encoding DUF7674 family protein produces MSAWRKRAIACLPELRKEFEDPSTSIYGVFMELLPATVNAHKNNDATQLRRCYEFAAWCFTQKSKDLWNAAAVSFYEHLGDRAETLQGMHLWVSRDIYLEIRGLLKQRLDDVVMKELDKRYGVRG; encoded by the coding sequence ATGAGCGCCTGGCGAAAAAGAGCGATAGCATGTTTGCCCGAATTAAGAAAAGAGTTTGAAGATCCATCAACTTCCATTTACGGCGTTTTTATGGAATTGCTGCCGGCTACTGTTAATGCGCATAAAAATAACGATGCAACACAGCTTAGGCGGTGTTATGAGTTTGCAGCCTGGTGCTTCACCCAAAAATCAAAAGATTTATGGAACGCGGCAGCAGTGAGTTTCTATGAGCATTTAGGAGATAGGGCAGAAACGCTACAGGGTATGCACCTTTGGGTGAGCCGCGATATTTATTTAGAAATACGCGGGCTTTTAAAGCAAAGGCTTGATGATGTGGTTATGAAGGAATTGGATAAGCGTTATGGCGTGCGTGGGTAG
- a CDS encoding KTSC domain-containing protein → MKKIVDYRKLLGVTETAELSELRSVYKSLMKTWHPDRFQDEGRVEAEEKSKTIIEAYHFLVSIAPETRAQTLAEYTATTTQSNIADFEYKQQVLKVEFLDGNVYEYFDVPRAVYVKLVNADSPGRFARRHIFTEFVYRSVNKLVASA, encoded by the coding sequence ATGAAAAAAATTGTCGACTACAGGAAACTCTTAGGCGTAACCGAAACAGCAGAATTAAGCGAATTAAGGTCAGTATACAAAAGCCTGATGAAAACCTGGCACCCCGACAGGTTTCAGGACGAGGGCCGGGTTGAAGCCGAAGAAAAAAGCAAAACCATTATTGAAGCCTACCATTTTTTGGTAAGCATCGCCCCCGAAACCCGTGCCCAAACTTTAGCCGAATACACAGCAACCACCACGCAATCAAATATTGCCGATTTTGAATACAAGCAACAGGTATTGAAAGTTGAGTTTCTGGACGGCAATGTGTATGAATACTTCGACGTGCCAAGGGCCGTTTATGTAAAATTGGTTAATGCCGATTCGCCGGGGCGTTTTGCACGCAGGCATATTTTTACCGAGTTTGTTTACCGCAGCGTGAACAAACTGGTAGCTTCGGCCTAA
- a CDS encoding nucleotidyltransferase family protein: protein MTGIVILAAGASSRFGSPKQNLIYQGQTLLQRAVQTALTCLHCQKVIVVLGANEGVIRPNISDQTVHITYNTDWQEGMASSIRLGVAEMLRLEPKVTSIILMLCDQPFVDPFLLSQLTDKSEHSDCGIIASSYRDVVGAPALFDERYFPELLRLKGQEGAKKIIEAHPDDILTIPFPLGAIDIDTTEDLERLNQAG from the coding sequence ATGACAGGGATCGTTATTTTAGCCGCGGGGGCATCAAGCCGCTTCGGTTCGCCAAAGCAAAACCTTATTTACCAGGGCCAAACCCTGTTACAGCGCGCCGTTCAAACCGCATTAACCTGTCTGCATTGCCAAAAAGTAATTGTGGTACTGGGCGCTAATGAAGGCGTGATCCGCCCCAATATATCCGACCAAACAGTGCATATTACCTATAATACCGACTGGCAGGAAGGTATGGCCTCGTCAATACGCCTTGGTGTAGCCGAAATGCTGCGACTGGAGCCCAAGGTAACATCAATTATTTTAATGCTTTGCGATCAGCCTTTTGTTGATCCTTTTTTATTATCACAGTTAACTGATAAAAGCGAACATAGCGATTGCGGCATCATAGCCAGCAGCTACCGCGATGTAGTGGGTGCCCCTGCCTTGTTTGATGAAAGATATTTCCCCGAATTGCTCCGGTTAAAAGGCCAGGAGGGTGCAAAAAAAATCATCGAGGCGCACCCCGATGATATTTTGACTATTCCTTTCCCCTTAGGGGCTATTGATATCGACACAACCGAAGACCTGGAACGACTGAACCAGGCCGGTTAA
- the moaA gene encoding GTP 3',8-cyclase MoaA, whose translation MLFDNHGRPITYLRLAVTDKCNLRCFYCMPEEGLDWLSRAELMSYEEMLRVCRVMVNMGIGKIRITGGEPFVRKDIMQLLTAIAGLDGLNELNITTNGVLTAPYVPELKKIGVRSVNLSLDTLDANRFFTITRRDEFSNVIAAMEAMLHHDMEVKINAVVMDGKNTQDILPLVELTKNLPVSVRFIEEMPFNGDGHVYDGLHWDYVRILDEIKAKYPQIKKLDDPANSTAYNYHIPGHKGSIGIIAAYSRTFCGTCNRIRITPQGQLKTCLYDDGVLNVRDLLRAGTEDDKLQNILRDAFKHRPKDGREAERARIAKTGIHESMATIGG comes from the coding sequence TTGCTATTTGATAACCACGGCCGACCAATAACCTATCTGCGCCTCGCGGTGACAGATAAATGCAACCTGCGTTGCTTTTACTGCATGCCCGAAGAGGGGCTCGATTGGTTATCACGTGCCGAGTTGATGAGCTACGAAGAAATGCTTCGCGTTTGCCGGGTAATGGTAAATATGGGTATCGGAAAAATCCGTATTACCGGCGGCGAGCCTTTTGTGCGTAAGGATATTATGCAGCTGCTTACCGCAATTGCAGGGCTTGATGGTTTGAATGAATTGAATATCACCACCAATGGTGTGTTAACAGCCCCCTATGTTCCCGAATTAAAAAAAATAGGTGTCCGCTCGGTAAACCTCAGTTTGGATACTTTGGATGCCAACCGCTTTTTTACTATAACCCGCCGGGATGAGTTTAGCAACGTGATAGCAGCTATGGAAGCCATGTTGCATCATGATATGGAGGTAAAGATAAACGCGGTGGTAATGGACGGTAAAAACACGCAGGATATATTGCCATTGGTTGAGCTAACAAAAAATTTACCGGTAAGTGTAAGGTTTATTGAAGAAATGCCCTTTAACGGTGATGGTCATGTTTACGATGGCCTGCATTGGGATTATGTGCGAATTTTAGATGAGATCAAGGCAAAATACCCGCAAATTAAAAAGCTGGATGATCCGGCCAATTCAACCGCTTATAACTACCATATTCCGGGCCATAAAGGTAGCATAGGTATCATCGCAGCCTACTCCCGCACATTTTGTGGTACCTGTAACCGTATCCGCATCACCCCTCAAGGGCAGTTAAAAACCTGTTTATATGATGATGGGGTACTTAATGTGAGAGACTTGCTTAGAGCGGGTACAGAAGATGATAAATTGCAAAATATATTACGGGATGCCTTTAAACACCGGCCAAAAGACGGCCGGGAGGCCGAGCGTGCAAGAATAGCAAAAACAGGCATACACGAATCGATGGCTACCATAGGTGGGTAG
- a CDS encoding molybdopterin molybdotransferase MoeA: MTTVAEVEKLVLSQLRDFGTQLLPFEQALGYALAEDLKADRDLPPFNRVTMDGIALKYSAIKKGLNTFRITATQAAGDGPVEVEQDDECIEIMTGAVLPASADTVVRYEDVKIEKGQATLLLAEIKQGQNLHLQGADKKQGDVVARAGVVVSPAIISLAASIGKSHLLVKKVPRVMIISSGDELVDVNEIPSPYQIRKSNSYTVRAVLKKHNIDADILHIPDDPAITKEKIQHCLKNYDVLLLSGGISMGKFDFIPQALEDSCVEKLFHKVAQRPGKPFWFGRHGDDGALVFAFPGNPVATFMCLHRYFLTWLNAILGLPPKKVTYAALGRDFTFKPELQYYLQVTLQSNEQAQLIAMPVEGNGSGDFANLAVTEAFLELPMERSEFKKGEVFVLWDFTD; encoded by the coding sequence ATGACAACCGTTGCCGAAGTAGAAAAACTGGTGCTTTCACAATTAAGGGATTTTGGTACCCAATTGCTGCCTTTTGAGCAGGCTTTGGGTTACGCCCTGGCCGAAGACCTAAAAGCAGATCGCGACCTGCCGCCTTTTAACCGGGTAACCATGGATGGCATCGCGCTAAAATATTCAGCTATTAAAAAAGGCCTCAATACATTCCGGATCACAGCCACACAAGCCGCCGGTGATGGCCCGGTTGAGGTAGAGCAGGACGATGAATGCATCGAGATTATGACAGGGGCCGTATTGCCTGCATCGGCAGATACGGTTGTGCGTTACGAGGATGTGAAGATTGAGAAAGGCCAGGCAACATTACTTTTGGCAGAAATTAAACAGGGCCAGAACCTGCATTTGCAGGGTGCTGATAAAAAACAGGGCGATGTTGTAGCAAGGGCCGGGGTGGTGGTTAGTCCGGCTATTATCAGCCTGGCAGCATCGATAGGCAAGAGCCATTTACTGGTAAAAAAAGTGCCAAGGGTAATGATCATCTCATCGGGTGATGAACTGGTTGATGTGAACGAAATCCCATCGCCATACCAGATCCGTAAATCGAACAGCTACACCGTACGTGCTGTATTAAAAAAACATAATATAGATGCCGACATCCTGCACATTCCCGATGATCCGGCTATCACCAAAGAAAAAATACAACATTGCCTTAAAAACTATGATGTATTGCTGCTGAGCGGCGGCATTTCGATGGGCAAGTTTGATTTTATCCCCCAGGCATTAGAAGACTCGTGTGTAGAAAAGCTATTCCATAAAGTAGCCCAACGGCCGGGCAAACCGTTTTGGTTTGGCAGGCACGGCGACGACGGCGCGTTGGTATTCGCCTTCCCAGGCAACCCGGTAGCAACATTTATGTGCCTGCACCGTTACTTTTTAACCTGGCTTAATGCCATATTGGGTTTGCCACCCAAAAAAGTAACGTATGCGGCCCTGGGGCGTGATTTTACTTTTAAACCCGAGTTGCAGTACTATTTACAGGTAACTTTACAAAGCAACGAGCAGGCGCAACTGATAGCCATGCCGGTTGAAGGAAATGGTTCGGGCGATTTTGCTAATTTAGCCGTTACCGAAGCTTTTTTAGAGTTGCCGATGGAGAGGAGCGAGTTTAAGAAAGGAGAGGTATTTGTTTTATGGGATTTCACTGATTAA
- the moaC gene encoding cyclic pyranopterin monophosphate synthase MoaC: protein MLTHINKQGNPNMVDVTEKQVTQRTATARSIVVLPAEVFELLSGDELQSKKGPVFQTAIIAGIMAAKKTGDLIPLCHPLGLDNCNISIQINEQQEVVVDCTASITAKTGVEMEALVGASIAALTIYDMCKAMSHDIVIKETKLIAKTGGKRDFKRS from the coding sequence ATGTTAACCCACATAAACAAACAAGGCAACCCAAATATGGTTGATGTAACTGAAAAGCAGGTTACGCAACGCACCGCCACGGCGCGCAGCATTGTGGTTTTGCCTGCCGAAGTATTTGAGCTTTTATCGGGCGATGAGTTGCAATCAAAAAAAGGGCCTGTGTTTCAAACGGCTATTATTGCCGGCATTATGGCTGCCAAAAAAACCGGCGACCTGATCCCGCTTTGCCACCCGCTGGGTTTGGATAATTGTAATATCAGTATTCAAATTAATGAGCAGCAGGAAGTAGTAGTTGATTGTACAGCAAGCATTACAGCCAAAACAGGTGTGGAGATGGAGGCCCTGGTGGGCGCTTCAATAGCTGCGCTAACCATTTATGATATGTGTAAGGCCATGAGCCATGATATTGTGATAAAAGAAACCAAACTGATAGCAAAAACAGGAGGTAAACGTGATTTTAAACGATCATAA